The DNA sequence TAGTACTTTTCGCCACGGGCACGCAGTTCGGACAGAACTGTATCGATGCCTTTCTTATCAATAACACGCATACCTTTAGCAGATACGCGCAGGGTGACAAAACGCTTCTCGCTCTCAACCCAGAAACGGTGAGAGTGCAGGTTCGGCAGGAAACGGCGTTTAGTCGCGTTCAGTGCGTGGGAACGGTTGTTACCGGTCACCGGACGCTTGCCAGTAACTTGGCAGACTCGGGACATGTCTATTCTCCAAAAATCAAATTAGCTCGAGCTTCGTATGGGGTATTGGCGCCTCGTCAGGCTTTACAGCCCGGTCATCGCAGTTCTATACACTTTATCCTTCAAGCCGTCTCTTTAGTTGGCTGCGCTCGTTCATCCCAGTCACTTACCTATGTAAGCTCAGAGGATTCACTCCCTTGCCGCCTCAATACAACTTGAATGATTTCGTGTATATGCGAACTCTCGATTGCCAGGCCCAAATGCCAAACCCGAGATTCTCAAAGGTGGCGTAGTATACGCTGACTCTGCGATGTGCTCAAGTCCCGAACAGACAAAGATCCCGATGGATCGATTGATCGGGGCTAAATCCAGCCACGCTCAGCAAAAGATACGTACGCTCCGCGGCCAATAACAAGGTGATCAAGCACGCGTATATCCATGAATCGACAGCATTTTATCACTCTTTCGGTAATCAGCCTGTCGGCCTTGCTAGGCTCAGGGCTACCGGATGGATGATTATGTGCCAGGATCACCGCTGCGGCGTTCACTTTGATGGCTTCGCGTACGATTTCTCGCGGATGCACCTCAACGTGGCTAAGCGTACCAGAAAAAAGCCGGCTATGTTTCAATACCCGGTTCTGATTGTCTAAAAAGATCACCATGAAGATCTCACGTTCTTCATCGGCCAGCTGGCTTTGCAGAAATTCCCGCGTCATTGATGGAGTAACCAATGCGGGTTCTTCCGTCATCCGCAAACTGAAATAGCGTCGCGCCAGTTCGGCAATACCTTTTAGCTGCGCATATTTCGCCAGACCAATTCCTTCAACCTCGTCAAACTGCGACTCCTCCGCCGATAGCAGACCATAGAGCGAGCCAAAGCGCTGCAGTAAATCCTGGGCAAATGTCATTACATCCTGCGTACGCGTTCCGGTGCGTAAAAACAGCGCCAGCAGTTCGCTATCCGTCAAAACTTCAATACCGTAACGCTGCATCTTTTCCCTCGGCATCAGGGATTCCTGTATATCCATCGCGGCTTCTCCTTCCCACTCCGCACTATCCTGGCACAGCCGTTTCGCACTGCCGATA is a window from the Klebsiella oxytoca genome containing:
- the rpmB gene encoding 50S ribosomal protein L28, which gives rise to MSRVCQVTGKRPVTGNNRSHALNATKRRFLPNLHSHRFWVESEKRFVTLRVSAKGMRVIDKKGIDTVLSELRARGEKY
- the radC gene encoding RadC family protein, which codes for MDIQESLMPREKMQRYGIEVLTDSELLALFLRTGTRTQDVMTFAQDLLQRFGSLYGLLSAEESQFDEVEGIGLAKYAQLKGIAELARRYFSLRMTEEPALVTPSMTREFLQSQLADEEREIFMVIFLDNQNRVLKHSRLFSGTLSHVEVHPREIVREAIKVNAAAVILAHNHPSGSPEPSKADRLITERVIKCCRFMDIRVLDHLVIGRGAYVSFAERGWI